A portion of the Bactrocera neohumeralis isolate Rockhampton chromosome 2, APGP_CSIRO_Bneo_wtdbg2-racon-allhic-juicebox.fasta_v2, whole genome shotgun sequence genome contains these proteins:
- the LOC126751229 gene encoding uncharacterized protein LOC126751229 isoform X6, which produces MPYESMHHHQSSAPNGMLDSLSLQLRDAEMRRTEIERAHQETLAQIRNMSSSSRPDTEAVENLQSRARELEKKVALENVRCEELQIELTSALKAKAARSGGSDRGNYGGISASSANASSAAAISGTSSTVTWAPTISHQDQGSEIDIIMAKIEQDNRVLAELEQPRTSAKGMSSMPTSSILNNTNSEFQTISKNELEEELNRYKRAVLGGTSGTAVGSSALTSSYGTAATTGAGGLPSSLTSTLPNGASAMSAALVGSGGSGGVGVGVSAGGGSSVGSGGGSGGSGPGGGGGGGGVMGLSSISALVPNSIGGISSSLSSHAIQSMNTAASAYGAGPTSVEKLLSGTSGIAGGIPPLPVNIHTMKSMPSALSQRGTIQLYNLQSTTMPILSLNAHNIPTGTSSYSALGLSGAGTVGVPSLGSSLTHPALGNMLDTSTLLGTTGLSGLSGVGGASSLYGLGAGPGIGGLSGITSGLPNSYVPPFIDVGSSTSYPYSSAALRTATKMKMLDEIDIPLTRYGNRSSPCSPIPPSTWGLDEFTDGLSASMLHNRGNLALGALDLETRNHNLNGVSEPQVDMLDIPGKGRCCVFIARFPYDPPEEAEGELSLCAGDYLLVWTSGEPQGGYLDAELLDGRRGLVPASFVQRLIGDDLLEFHQAVLSTLRDAEDGSMQCDTTSLPSLPPHNPLLTHTQEDLARLSETHTDLEHDQDDISDNVPAPKHLTLERQLNKSVLIGWSPPEPVGYNLIDSYHVYVDGVLKVTVKANERTRALIEGVDSNRPHRISVRSVTQNRQTSRDAACTMIIGRDTSHLGPSAVRASHITCSSAVISWLPANSNHQHVVCVNNVEVRTVKPGVYRHTITGLAPSTQYRVTVRAKHLRAAGGQPTPGRPQEEAPGAYADFRTLTKGLPDPPQDIQLEAGPQDGTILVTWQPVNRPTSSGPVTGYAVYADGKKVTDINSPTGDHALIDIGKLGVFNPRAVTIRTKSRDAQSADSAPILIPNTVRSAVGRRGPQQMGMGPQQMQPGTHGMPGQMNMPGQPLQQQQHMMGQDPNQYDPNQQMQHGQQQQTGQQQGQPGQQPGTGQRPMMQGRPPGPQMMGGQQPGQQPYGPQGQMGAQQRFPGQRGPAPGQMQGQMPGQLQGQMQGQGQMPGQMQGQIAGQMQGQMPIQMQGQMAGQMQGAMGPRGPLNPQQQMQQQQQQHQQQQQQQGQMGMGPGQQPLNQQQQQLAAQKKPRYFVAMFDYDPSTMSPNPDGCDEELPFQEGDTIKVYGDKDADGFYWGELRGRRGYVPHNMVTEVDDGTGGMGPMPGGPPQPGGPGQVMPGQGGPQQSMRNVSRDRWGDIYANMPVKRMIALYDYDPQELSPNVDAEQVELSFKTGEVILVYGDMDEDGFYMGELDGIRGLVPSNFLAEAPDQYNNQMGPAGRGGLSQRGRGQGPGARGPPPPPRDNMMPGMTGQRGSIGKNARPASPTLLDNTGLPAPDHQTQGMIGRGGNVGMQQQLQQQQPYGQQQAQQQQQQMGMGQMGQQQQGMMGQQQQQPMGGQMGQMNAMGQMGQMTPQQQQQQQQQQQQQQQQQQQQQMGMGGQMGQMGQMGAMGQQQQPGMMGGQQQMGMGGMAGQQQQQPPVTTQSSGGLFSGATSLLSGATSAATGGLFGSKQPPKQDPMQPPVGAQPMQPGQQQPPPQGQQPPPQGQGPGAGLLGGLKGIAAAAPGGDVLSKGKDLFGKFGFGFGK; this is translated from the exons ATGCCGTACGAGTCCATGCACCATCATCAGTCATCAGCGCCCAACGGCATGTTGGACTCATTGAGTTTGCAGCTCCGCGATGCGGAGATGCGCCGCACTGAAATTGAGCGCGCACACCAG GAAACGTTGGCACAAATACGCAATATGTCGAGCAGCAGTCGCCCGGACACAGAAGCTGTAGAGAATCTGCAATCGCGCGCGCGTGAACTTGAGAAAAAA GTCGCTTTGGAAAATGTACGCTGCGAGGAATTGCAAATTGAATTAACGTCCGCATTGAAGGCGAAGGCTGCGCGTTCAGGCGGTAGCGACCGAGGCAACTATGGCGGCATTTCAGCATCAAGCGCAAATGCTTCTTCAGCGGCCGCCATATCGGGCACAAGTTCCACTGTCACGTGGGCACCGACAATCAGTCATCAGGACCAAGGCTCTGAAATTGATATCATTATGGCGAAAATTGAACAG GATAATCGCGTATTGGCCGAGCTGGAGCAGCCCCGTACATCGGCCAAGGGCATGTCTTCGATGCCAACAAGTTCCATATTGAATAACACTAATAGCGAATTTCAAACCATATCAAAAAACG AATTAGAAGAAGAGTTGAACCGTTATAAGCGAGCAG TGTTGGGCGGCACAAGCGGCACCGCCGTCGGTAGTTCGGCGCTCACCAGCAGCTATGGTACCGCAGCCACCACCGGCGCTGGTGGCCTACCATCATCGCTTACCTCCACACTGCCGAATGGCGCTAGCGCCATGTCAGCCGCATTAGTTGGTAGTGGAGGCAGCGGCGGTGTTGGTGTTGGCGTTAGTGCAGGTGGTGGCAGCAGTGTCGGCAGTGGGGGTGGTAGTGGCGGCAGTGGTCCaggcggtggcggcggcggcggtggtgtTATGGGCCTCTCATCTATATCAGCGCTGGTGCCCAACTCCATTGGCGGTATATCGTCGAGTTTGAGCAGTCATGCCATACAATCGATGAATACGGCCGCGTCCGCCTATGGCGCTGGTCCCACGTCCGTTGAGAAACTGCTAAGCGGAACAAGTGGAATCGCTGGCGGCATTCCACCATTGCCGGTAAATATTCATACGATGAAGTCTATGCCATCAGCATTAAGTCag cGTGGCACAATACAACTGTATAATTTGCAGAGCACAACCATGCCCATCTTGTCGTTGAACGCGCATAACATACCGACCGGTACGAGCAGTTACTCGGCACTGGGGCTAAGTGGTGCCGGCACTGTTGGAGTGCCGTCGCTGGGCTCGTCGCTGACACACCCCGCCTTGGGTAATATGCTCGATACGAGTACCCTGCTCGGCACTACTGGTTTGTCGGGTTTGAGCGGAGTGGGGGGCGCTTCTTCGTTGTATGGATTGGGCGCTGGCCCCGGCATTGGTGGTTTGAGTGGAATTACCAGTGGTCTACCTAATTCTTATGTCCCACCCTTCATTGACGTGGGCTCGAGCACCTCATATCCCTACTCGTCGGCTGCATTGCGTACTgctacaaaaatgaaaatgctCGATGAGATTGATATACCGTTGACACGTTATGGAAATCGCAGCTCGCCGTGCTCACCGATACCGCCCAGCACGTGGGGACTCGATGAGTTCACTGATGGTTTGAGTGCTTCAATGTTACATAATCGTGGCAATTTGGCGTTGGGGGCATTGGATTTGGAAA CGCGAAATCATAATTTAAATGGCGTTAGTGAACCACAAGTAGACATGTTGGACATACCGGGCAAGGGACGGTGCTGCGTCTTCATAGCGCGTTTTCCATACGATCCACCAGA GGAAGCTGAAGGTGAATTATCGCTTTGCGCTGGTGATTATTTACTCGTTTGGACGAGCGGCGAACCACAAGGCGGCTATTTAGATGCCGAATTGCTAGATGGTCGGCGAGGTCTAGTGCCTGCCTCGTTTGTGCAACGTTTGATTG GTGATGATCTTTTGGAATTCCATCAAGCAGTACTGTCGACTTTGCGTGACGCCGAGGATGGCTCTATGCAATGTGACACTACTTCGTTGCCCTCGCTGCCACCTCACAACCCTTTGCTCACACACACCCAGGAGGACTTGGCACGCTTGAGTGAGACGCACACAGATTTGGAACACGATCAAGATGACATAAGTGATAATG TTCCAGCACCGAAGCACTTAACGTTGGAGCGCCAGCTAAATAAAAGTGTGCTTATCGGTTGGTCACCACCAGAACCAGTAGGCTATAATCTCATTGACAGCTATCATGTCTATGTGGACGGCGTCCTGAAAGTAACGGTAAAGGCCAATGAGCGGACACGAGCGCTTATAGAGGGCGTAGACTCAAACagg CCACATCGTATCAGCGTGCGTAGTGTTACACAGAATCGACAGACATCACGCGATGCAGCATGTACAATGATTATTGGACGCGACACCTCGCATTTAGGGCCTTCAGCGGTGCGAGCTTCGCACATTACGTGTTCATCGGCGGTCATATCATGGTTACCGGCCAACTCAAATCATCAGCATGTGGTGTGTGTGAATAATGTAGAAGTGCGTACGGTCAAACCGGGTGTCTATCGTCACACCATTACCGGGCTGGCCCCGAGCACACAATATCGAGTCACAGTGCGGGCTAAACACTTGCGAGCAGCGGGTGGTCAACCTACACCAGGACGTCCGCAGGAGGAAGCACCGGGTGCGTATGCTGATTTCCGTACGTTGACTAAGGGCTTGCCCGACCCGCCACAG GATATCCAACTTGAGGCTGGTCCTCAAGATGGTACCATTTTGGTGACATGGCAGCCGGTTAACCGGCCAACATCTTCTGGCCCCGTAACCGGCTATGCTGTGTACGCCGATGGTAAGAAGGTAACAGACATTAACTCACCAACTGGGGATCATGCGCTCATCGATATCGGCAAACTGGGCGTATTTAATCCACGTGCGGTCACCATACGCACCAAATCGCGAGACGCACAATCAGCCGATAGCGCACCCATACTAATACCAA ATACTGTGCGCAGTGCAGTAGGTCGTCGAGGGCCTCAACAAATGGGCATGGGTCCGCAACAAATGCAACCCGGCACCCATGGCATGCCCGGTCAAATGAACATGCCCGGCCAACCGcttcagcagcagcaacatatGATGGGCCAAGATCCGAATCAATATGACCCAAATCAACAAATGCAACacggacaacaacaacaaaccggACAACAACAAGGGCAGCCAGGACAACAG CCGGGCACGGGGCAGCGGCCCATGATGCAGGGGCGACCACCTGGTCCGCAGATGATGGGTGGACAACAACCTGGTCAGCAGCCTTATGGTCCACAGGGGCAAATGGGTGCACAACAACGTTTCCCCGGCCAACGTGGTCCCGCTCCGGGGCAGATGCAAGGACAAATGCCTGGTCAATTGCAGGGGCAGATGCAAGGTCAAGGCCAAATGCCTGGGCAAATGCAGGGTCAAATAGCCGGCCAGATGCAGGGTCAAATGCCCATACAAATGCAAGGTCAAATGGCCGGACAAATGCAAGGTGCTATGGGTCCTCGAGGCCCACTAAatccacaacaacaaatgcagcaacagcaacagcaacatcagcagcagcaacaacagcagggACAGATGGGTATGGGCCCTGGACAACAACCattaaatcaacaacaacaacaattggcgGCACAAAAGAAACCACGTTATTTCGTCGCTATGTTCGACTATGACCCAAGCACAATGAGTCCAAATCCAGATGGATGCGACGAAGAACTGCCATTCCAAGAAGGTGACACAATCAAG GTTTATGGCGACAAAGACGCCGATGGCTTTTATTGGGGTGAACTTCGCGGGCGTCGTGGCTACGTACCGCACAATATGGTAACGGAAGTGGATGATGGTACCGGTGGTATGGGCCCAATGCCGGGCGGACCTCCGCAGCCTGGTGGTCCGGGTCAAGTTATGCCCGGACAGGGTGGGCCCCAACAAAGTATGCGTAATGTAAGTCGGGACCGTTGGGGTGATATCTATGCAAACATGCCGGTGAAACGTATGATCGCGCTGTATGATTATGATCCGCAAGAGCTGAGTCCGAATGTGGACGCGGAA CAGGTGGAATTGAGCTTCAAAACGGGTGAGGTAATACTCGTTTATGGTGATATGGATGAAGATGGTTTCTATATGGGAGAACTGGACGGTATACGTGGTCTTGTGCCGTCAAATTTCCTCGCCGAAGCACCCGATCAGTACAACAATCAAATGGGACCAGCAGGACGTGGTGGCCTAAGTCAACGGGGTAGAGGACAAGGCCCCGGCGCCAGAGGGCCTCCGCCACCGCCCAGAGATAACATGATGCCCGGCATGACTGGGCAACGCGGTTCCATAGGCAAAA ATGCTCGCCCTGCTTCCCCTACACTGTTAGACAACACGGGCCTCCCTGCCCCCGATCACCAAACGCAG GGGATGATCGGTCGCGGTGGTAATGTTGgtatgcaacaacaacttcaacaacaacaaccatatgGTCAGCAACAggcacagcagcagcaacaacaaatgggtATGGGTCAAATGGGGCAACAACAGCAGGGCATGATggggcaacagcaacaacagccgaTGGGTGGACAAATGGGCCAAATGAACGCTATGGGTCAGATGGGGCAGATGAcgccacaacagcaacagcaacagcagcagcagcagcaacaacaacaacagcagcaacagcaacaacaaatgggtATGGGCGGGCAGATGGGACAAATGGGCCAAATGGGTGCGATGGGGCAACAACAGCAGCCCGGCATGATGGGCGGCCAACAACAAATGGGCATGGGCGGTATGGCggggcaacaacaacagcagccgcCCGTAACGACTCAGTCATCTGGTGGTCTATTCTCCGGTGCTACAAGCCTACTCTCAGGTGCTACTTCGGCTGCCACCGGTGGTCTATTTGGTTCGAAACAACCACCGAAACAAGATCCAATGCAACCACCAGTCGGTGCGCAGCCAATGCAGCCAGGCCAACAACAGCCACCGCCGCAAGGACAACAGCCTCCGCCACAGGGTCAGGGACCAGGGGCGGGGCTGTTGGGCGGACTAAAAGGTATTGCAGCGGCGGCGCCCGGTGGGGATGTGCTTTCAAAAGGCAAAGATCTCTTCGGAAAATTCGGATTCGGCTTTGGCAAATAA
- the LOC126751229 gene encoding uncharacterized protein LOC126751229 isoform X5, whose translation MPYESMHHHQSSAPNGMLDSLSLQLRDAEMRRTEIERAHQETLAQIRNMSSSSRPDTEAVENLQSRARELEKKVALENVRCEELQIELTSALKAKAARSGGSDRGNYGGISASSANASSAAAISGTSSTVTWAPTISHQDQGSEIDIIMAKIEQDNRVLAELEQPRTSAKGMSSMPTSSILNNTNSEFQTISKNELEEELNRYKRAVLGGTSGTAVGSSALTSSYGTAATTGAGGLPSSLTSTLPNGASAMSAALVGSGGSGGVGVGVSAGGGSSVGSGGGSGGSGPGGGGGGGGVMGLSSISALVPNSIGGISSSLSSHAIQSMNTAASAYGAGPTSVEKLLSGTSGIAGGIPPLPVNIHTMKSMPSALSQRGTIQLYNLQSTTMPILSLNAHNIPTGTSSYSALGLSGAGTVGVPSLGSSLTHPALGNMLDTSTLLGTTGLSGLSGVGGASSLYGLGAGPGIGGLSGITSGLPNSYVPPFIDVGSSTSYPYSSAALRTATKMKMLDEIDIPLTRYGNRSSPCSPIPPSTWGLDEFTDGLSASMLHNRGNLALGALDLETRNHNLNGVSEPQVDMLDIPGKGRCCVFIARFPYDPPEEAEGELSLCAGDYLLVWTSGEPQGGYLDAELLDGRRGLVPASFVQRLIGDDLLEFHQAVLSTLRDAEDGSMQCDTTSLPSLPPHNPLLTHTQEDLARLSETHTDLEHDQDDISDNVPAPKHLTLERQLNKSVLIGWSPPEPVGYNLIDSYHVYVDGVLKVTVKANERTRALIEGVDSNRPHRISVRSVTQNRQTSRDAACTMIIGRDTSHLGPSAVRASHITCSSAVISWLPANSNHQHVVCVNNVEVRTVKPGVYRHTITGLAPSTQYRVTVRAKHLRAAGGQPTPGRPQEEAPGAYADFRTLTKGLPDPPQDIQLEAGPQDGTILVTWQPVNRPTSSGPVTGYAVYADGKKVTDINSPTGDHALIDIGKLGVFNPRAVTIRTKSRDAQSADSAPILIPNTVRSAVGRRGPQQMGMGPQQMQPGTHGMPGQMNMPGQPLQQQQHMMGQDPNQYDPNQQMQHGQQQQTGQQQGQPGQQGYQPGTGQRPMMQGRPPGPQMMGGQQPGQQPYGPQGQMGAQQRFPGQRGPAPGQMQGQMPGQLQGQMQGQGQMPGQMQGQIAGQMQGQMPIQMQGQMAGQMQGAMGPRGPLNPQQQMQQQQQQHQQQQQQQGQMGMGPGQQPLNQQQQQLAAQKKPRYFVAMFDYDPSTMSPNPDGCDEELPFQEGDTIKVYGDKDADGFYWGELRGRRGYVPHNMVTEVDDGTGGMGPMPGGPPQPGGPGQVMPGQGGPQQSMRNVSRDRWGDIYANMPVKRMIALYDYDPQELSPNVDAEQVELSFKTGEVILVYGDMDEDGFYMGELDGIRGLVPSNFLAEAPDQYNNQMGPAGRGGLSQRGRGQGPGARGPPPPPRDNMMPGMTGQRGSIGKNARPASPTLLDNTGLPAPDHQTQGMIGRGGNVGMQQQLQQQQPYGQQQAQQQQQQMGMGQMGQQQQGMMGQQQQQPMGGQMGQMNAMGQMGQMTPQQQQQQQQQQQQQQQQQQQQQMGMGGQMGQMGQMGAMGQQQQPGMMGGQQQMGMGGMAGQQQQQPPVTTQSSGGLFSGATSLLSGATSAATGGLFGSKQPPKQDPMQPPVGAQPMQPGQQQPPPQGQQPPPQGQGPGAGLLGGLKGIAAAAPGGDVLSKGKDLFGKFGFGFGK comes from the exons ATGCCGTACGAGTCCATGCACCATCATCAGTCATCAGCGCCCAACGGCATGTTGGACTCATTGAGTTTGCAGCTCCGCGATGCGGAGATGCGCCGCACTGAAATTGAGCGCGCACACCAG GAAACGTTGGCACAAATACGCAATATGTCGAGCAGCAGTCGCCCGGACACAGAAGCTGTAGAGAATCTGCAATCGCGCGCGCGTGAACTTGAGAAAAAA GTCGCTTTGGAAAATGTACGCTGCGAGGAATTGCAAATTGAATTAACGTCCGCATTGAAGGCGAAGGCTGCGCGTTCAGGCGGTAGCGACCGAGGCAACTATGGCGGCATTTCAGCATCAAGCGCAAATGCTTCTTCAGCGGCCGCCATATCGGGCACAAGTTCCACTGTCACGTGGGCACCGACAATCAGTCATCAGGACCAAGGCTCTGAAATTGATATCATTATGGCGAAAATTGAACAG GATAATCGCGTATTGGCCGAGCTGGAGCAGCCCCGTACATCGGCCAAGGGCATGTCTTCGATGCCAACAAGTTCCATATTGAATAACACTAATAGCGAATTTCAAACCATATCAAAAAACG AATTAGAAGAAGAGTTGAACCGTTATAAGCGAGCAG TGTTGGGCGGCACAAGCGGCACCGCCGTCGGTAGTTCGGCGCTCACCAGCAGCTATGGTACCGCAGCCACCACCGGCGCTGGTGGCCTACCATCATCGCTTACCTCCACACTGCCGAATGGCGCTAGCGCCATGTCAGCCGCATTAGTTGGTAGTGGAGGCAGCGGCGGTGTTGGTGTTGGCGTTAGTGCAGGTGGTGGCAGCAGTGTCGGCAGTGGGGGTGGTAGTGGCGGCAGTGGTCCaggcggtggcggcggcggcggtggtgtTATGGGCCTCTCATCTATATCAGCGCTGGTGCCCAACTCCATTGGCGGTATATCGTCGAGTTTGAGCAGTCATGCCATACAATCGATGAATACGGCCGCGTCCGCCTATGGCGCTGGTCCCACGTCCGTTGAGAAACTGCTAAGCGGAACAAGTGGAATCGCTGGCGGCATTCCACCATTGCCGGTAAATATTCATACGATGAAGTCTATGCCATCAGCATTAAGTCag cGTGGCACAATACAACTGTATAATTTGCAGAGCACAACCATGCCCATCTTGTCGTTGAACGCGCATAACATACCGACCGGTACGAGCAGTTACTCGGCACTGGGGCTAAGTGGTGCCGGCACTGTTGGAGTGCCGTCGCTGGGCTCGTCGCTGACACACCCCGCCTTGGGTAATATGCTCGATACGAGTACCCTGCTCGGCACTACTGGTTTGTCGGGTTTGAGCGGAGTGGGGGGCGCTTCTTCGTTGTATGGATTGGGCGCTGGCCCCGGCATTGGTGGTTTGAGTGGAATTACCAGTGGTCTACCTAATTCTTATGTCCCACCCTTCATTGACGTGGGCTCGAGCACCTCATATCCCTACTCGTCGGCTGCATTGCGTACTgctacaaaaatgaaaatgctCGATGAGATTGATATACCGTTGACACGTTATGGAAATCGCAGCTCGCCGTGCTCACCGATACCGCCCAGCACGTGGGGACTCGATGAGTTCACTGATGGTTTGAGTGCTTCAATGTTACATAATCGTGGCAATTTGGCGTTGGGGGCATTGGATTTGGAAA CGCGAAATCATAATTTAAATGGCGTTAGTGAACCACAAGTAGACATGTTGGACATACCGGGCAAGGGACGGTGCTGCGTCTTCATAGCGCGTTTTCCATACGATCCACCAGA GGAAGCTGAAGGTGAATTATCGCTTTGCGCTGGTGATTATTTACTCGTTTGGACGAGCGGCGAACCACAAGGCGGCTATTTAGATGCCGAATTGCTAGATGGTCGGCGAGGTCTAGTGCCTGCCTCGTTTGTGCAACGTTTGATTG GTGATGATCTTTTGGAATTCCATCAAGCAGTACTGTCGACTTTGCGTGACGCCGAGGATGGCTCTATGCAATGTGACACTACTTCGTTGCCCTCGCTGCCACCTCACAACCCTTTGCTCACACACACCCAGGAGGACTTGGCACGCTTGAGTGAGACGCACACAGATTTGGAACACGATCAAGATGACATAAGTGATAATG TTCCAGCACCGAAGCACTTAACGTTGGAGCGCCAGCTAAATAAAAGTGTGCTTATCGGTTGGTCACCACCAGAACCAGTAGGCTATAATCTCATTGACAGCTATCATGTCTATGTGGACGGCGTCCTGAAAGTAACGGTAAAGGCCAATGAGCGGACACGAGCGCTTATAGAGGGCGTAGACTCAAACagg CCACATCGTATCAGCGTGCGTAGTGTTACACAGAATCGACAGACATCACGCGATGCAGCATGTACAATGATTATTGGACGCGACACCTCGCATTTAGGGCCTTCAGCGGTGCGAGCTTCGCACATTACGTGTTCATCGGCGGTCATATCATGGTTACCGGCCAACTCAAATCATCAGCATGTGGTGTGTGTGAATAATGTAGAAGTGCGTACGGTCAAACCGGGTGTCTATCGTCACACCATTACCGGGCTGGCCCCGAGCACACAATATCGAGTCACAGTGCGGGCTAAACACTTGCGAGCAGCGGGTGGTCAACCTACACCAGGACGTCCGCAGGAGGAAGCACCGGGTGCGTATGCTGATTTCCGTACGTTGACTAAGGGCTTGCCCGACCCGCCACAG GATATCCAACTTGAGGCTGGTCCTCAAGATGGTACCATTTTGGTGACATGGCAGCCGGTTAACCGGCCAACATCTTCTGGCCCCGTAACCGGCTATGCTGTGTACGCCGATGGTAAGAAGGTAACAGACATTAACTCACCAACTGGGGATCATGCGCTCATCGATATCGGCAAACTGGGCGTATTTAATCCACGTGCGGTCACCATACGCACCAAATCGCGAGACGCACAATCAGCCGATAGCGCACCCATACTAATACCAA ATACTGTGCGCAGTGCAGTAGGTCGTCGAGGGCCTCAACAAATGGGCATGGGTCCGCAACAAATGCAACCCGGCACCCATGGCATGCCCGGTCAAATGAACATGCCCGGCCAACCGcttcagcagcagcaacatatGATGGGCCAAGATCCGAATCAATATGACCCAAATCAACAAATGCAACacggacaacaacaacaaaccggACAACAACAAGGGCAGCCAGGACAACAG GGCTATCAGCCGGGCACGGGGCAGCGGCCCATGATGCAGGGGCGACCACCTGGTCCGCAGATGATGGGTGGACAACAACCTGGTCAGCAGCCTTATGGTCCACAGGGGCAAATGGGTGCACAACAACGTTTCCCCGGCCAACGTGGTCCCGCTCCGGGGCAGATGCAAGGACAAATGCCTGGTCAATTGCAGGGGCAGATGCAAGGTCAAGGCCAAATGCCTGGGCAAATGCAGGGTCAAATAGCCGGCCAGATGCAGGGTCAAATGCCCATACAAATGCAAGGTCAAATGGCCGGACAAATGCAAGGTGCTATGGGTCCTCGAGGCCCACTAAatccacaacaacaaatgcagcaacagcaacagcaacatcagcagcagcaacaacagcagggACAGATGGGTATGGGCCCTGGACAACAACCattaaatcaacaacaacaacaattggcgGCACAAAAGAAACCACGTTATTTCGTCGCTATGTTCGACTATGACCCAAGCACAATGAGTCCAAATCCAGATGGATGCGACGAAGAACTGCCATTCCAAGAAGGTGACACAATCAAG GTTTATGGCGACAAAGACGCCGATGGCTTTTATTGGGGTGAACTTCGCGGGCGTCGTGGCTACGTACCGCACAATATGGTAACGGAAGTGGATGATGGTACCGGTGGTATGGGCCCAATGCCGGGCGGACCTCCGCAGCCTGGTGGTCCGGGTCAAGTTATGCCCGGACAGGGTGGGCCCCAACAAAGTATGCGTAATGTAAGTCGGGACCGTTGGGGTGATATCTATGCAAACATGCCGGTGAAACGTATGATCGCGCTGTATGATTATGATCCGCAAGAGCTGAGTCCGAATGTGGACGCGGAA CAGGTGGAATTGAGCTTCAAAACGGGTGAGGTAATACTCGTTTATGGTGATATGGATGAAGATGGTTTCTATATGGGAGAACTGGACGGTATACGTGGTCTTGTGCCGTCAAATTTCCTCGCCGAAGCACCCGATCAGTACAACAATCAAATGGGACCAGCAGGACGTGGTGGCCTAAGTCAACGGGGTAGAGGACAAGGCCCCGGCGCCAGAGGGCCTCCGCCACCGCCCAGAGATAACATGATGCCCGGCATGACTGGGCAACGCGGTTCCATAGGCAAAA ATGCTCGCCCTGCTTCCCCTACACTGTTAGACAACACGGGCCTCCCTGCCCCCGATCACCAAACGCAG GGGATGATCGGTCGCGGTGGTAATGTTGgtatgcaacaacaacttcaacaacaacaaccatatgGTCAGCAACAggcacagcagcagcaacaacaaatgggtATGGGTCAAATGGGGCAACAACAGCAGGGCATGATggggcaacagcaacaacagccgaTGGGTGGACAAATGGGCCAAATGAACGCTATGGGTCAGATGGGGCAGATGAcgccacaacagcaacagcaacagcagcagcagcagcaacaacaacaacagcagcaacagcaacaacaaatgggtATGGGCGGGCAGATGGGACAAATGGGCCAAATGGGTGCGATGGGGCAACAACAGCAGCCCGGCATGATGGGCGGCCAACAACAAATGGGCATGGGCGGTATGGCggggcaacaacaacagcagccgcCCGTAACGACTCAGTCATCTGGTGGTCTATTCTCCGGTGCTACAAGCCTACTCTCAGGTGCTACTTCGGCTGCCACCGGTGGTCTATTTGGTTCGAAACAACCACCGAAACAAGATCCAATGCAACCACCAGTCGGTGCGCAGCCAATGCAGCCAGGCCAACAACAGCCACCGCCGCAAGGACAACAGCCTCCGCCACAGGGTCAGGGACCAGGGGCGGGGCTGTTGGGCGGACTAAAAGGTATTGCAGCGGCGGCGCCCGGTGGGGATGTGCTTTCAAAAGGCAAAGATCTCTTCGGAAAATTCGGATTCGGCTTTGGCAAATAA